One genomic region from Leptospira tipperaryensis encodes:
- the rpmD gene encoding 50S ribosomal protein L30, producing the protein MENIIVTQVKSSIGVKKEHRLTLYALGLKKTGQQRKHKVSPQLQGMLNSVRHLIKVEKA; encoded by the coding sequence ATGGAAAACATCATCGTAACCCAGGTAAAAAGTAGTATCGGAGTCAAAAAAGAACACAGATTGACTCTGTATGCTCTCGGCCTCAAAAAAACCGGTCAACAGAGAAAGCACAAAGTTTCTCCTCAACTCCAAGGAATGCTGAATTCCGTGAGACATCTCATTAAGGTTGAGAAGGCTTAA
- the rplO gene encoding 50S ribosomal protein L15, translating into MKKERLEQAKAFGKERAKKKKNTDTSSNLIPVPKGAKKEKKRVGRGPGSKVGKTAGRGSKGQYARNSVRRGFEGGQMPIHRRLPKRGFTAKFHKEFYPVNLRDIEKSGLTGNIDAKIMVQSKILDKETTLFKILGTGEIKKAIHVIADGFSQTAKEKIEKAGGSIKLRAELELAASETKK; encoded by the coding sequence ATGAAAAAAGAAAGACTTGAGCAGGCGAAAGCGTTCGGTAAAGAGCGCGCAAAAAAGAAGAAAAACACGGACACTTCTTCCAACCTGATTCCTGTTCCTAAGGGAGCGAAGAAGGAAAAGAAAAGAGTGGGTCGCGGACCGGGCTCGAAAGTCGGTAAAACCGCAGGTCGCGGATCCAAAGGTCAGTATGCAAGAAATAGCGTTCGCCGAGGATTCGAAGGTGGTCAAATGCCGATCCACCGAAGACTGCCAAAACGCGGGTTTACTGCTAAATTTCACAAGGAATTCTATCCTGTGAACTTGAGAGATATCGAGAAATCAGGTTTGACCGGAAACATAGATGCAAAAATCATGGTTCAATCCAAGATTCTTGATAAAGAAACGACTCTTTTTAAGATTTTGGGGACCGGAGAAATCAAAAAAGCGATCCACGTGATTGCGGACGGATTCTCTCAAACGGCCAAGGAAAAAATCGAGAAAGCGGGCGGATCTATCAAATTACGCGCAGAACTCGAATTGGCTGCATCTGAAACTAAAAAATAA